In the genome of Leptospira inadai serovar Lyme str. 10, one region contains:
- a CDS encoding pyrimidine/purine nucleoside phosphorylase, whose protein sequence is MQQFENVTVLKKANVYFNGQVTSRTLLFPNGEKKTLGILMPGDYEFGTEASEIMEITEGDLQVLLPGNENWQEIKSGQSFQVPAKSKFKVKVKIVCDYCCSYL, encoded by the coding sequence ATGCAACAGTTTGAAAATGTAACGGTTCTTAAGAAAGCAAACGTATATTTTAACGGACAGGTCACCAGTCGTACTCTCCTCTTTCCCAACGGAGAAAAGAAGACTCTTGGAATACTCATGCCCGGGGACTACGAGTTCGGAACCGAGGCTAGCGAAATTATGGAAATAACCGAGGGCGATTTGCAGGTATTACTTCCCGGAAACGAAAATTGGCAGGAAATCAAAAGCGGACAGTCCTTCCAGGTTCCGGCCAAATCTAAATTTAAAGTAAAAGTAAAAATCGTCTGCGATTACTGCTGTTCCTATTTATAG
- a CDS encoding methyl-accepting chemotaxis protein, producing MLSKLRFYYFISYSIFSAILLTTVLFGLCVLGALAKENVMTSIILSVGSLVVLSVAMGIFSGTWLAGTFFELQNAFKDVSKGNLSVRISTNSRDLLFELFESFHKMLNGQAELIHRIRTSALELASSSKEMKTVIIDFGSNIQSQSAATEQVSASIEEISGAASSISGISGENSESMGSLIVEVEKLSSALEKTRGDVGGILTSFKEISRRAELGRNSLQYMNVAMDNLATSSKEISKTVSTIADISEQINMLSLNAAIEAARAGDAGRGFAVVADEVSKLADRTARSIRGISELVKKNRNDMQQGMERIGETAREIQEIVGTIDRISKQMEEVFHAVTAQQQLRNAVLKEADFVRGSSEEIRNAVLEHNEATSEVVLSISSIGNLAVNNSESSDVLAQKITDIASTSIRLSTMVELFKIPEFQESHQNSDTRMEDRKLELQFRSEIGSVYYAKNLGLLDIVWTPQYSDEKYKEILSAALDAVRKHRISRWMADTRRIGIVSAEGQRWVNEIWLPEANQSTLRKIALVIPESSLAAISIDNKSIKSGNIQMYNAGSREEGIDWLLKN from the coding sequence ATGCTCTCGAAACTCAGATTCTACTATTTCATTTCATATTCCATTTTCAGTGCGATTCTGCTAACGACAGTTCTTTTCGGCTTATGCGTGTTAGGCGCCTTGGCAAAAGAAAATGTTATGACTTCGATCATACTCTCGGTAGGGTCGTTAGTGGTTCTCTCGGTCGCTATGGGGATCTTTTCCGGTACTTGGCTGGCCGGCACTTTCTTCGAACTCCAGAATGCGTTCAAGGATGTGAGCAAAGGAAACTTAAGTGTGAGGATCTCCACGAATTCCAGAGACTTACTCTTTGAGCTTTTTGAAAGCTTCCACAAAATGCTGAACGGACAAGCGGAACTCATACATCGGATTCGAACCTCGGCTTTAGAATTGGCTTCCAGTTCTAAGGAAATGAAAACCGTAATCATTGATTTCGGATCGAATATTCAATCGCAATCCGCAGCGACCGAGCAAGTTTCCGCTTCCATCGAAGAAATTTCGGGTGCTGCTTCGTCGATATCCGGTATCTCCGGCGAGAATTCCGAAAGTATGGGAAGTTTAATCGTTGAGGTCGAAAAGCTTTCCTCCGCTCTGGAGAAAACACGAGGCGATGTGGGAGGGATCCTAACTTCGTTTAAAGAAATTTCCCGTCGAGCCGAGCTGGGAAGGAATTCCCTTCAATATATGAACGTCGCGATGGATAATTTAGCGACTAGCTCCAAAGAAATTTCGAAAACCGTCAGTACGATCGCGGATATAAGCGAACAAATTAATATGCTCTCGCTAAATGCGGCAATCGAAGCGGCAAGAGCGGGAGATGCAGGTCGCGGGTTTGCGGTAGTCGCCGACGAGGTTTCCAAATTAGCCGATAGAACCGCCAGGAGTATTCGGGGAATCAGCGAGCTGGTTAAGAAAAATCGAAACGATATGCAGCAGGGAATGGAAAGAATCGGAGAGACGGCCCGGGAAATTCAGGAGATCGTCGGCACGATCGATCGGATCTCAAAGCAAATGGAGGAGGTATTCCATGCTGTGACCGCGCAGCAACAACTTCGGAACGCGGTTTTGAAGGAAGCCGATTTCGTGCGAGGTAGCTCGGAAGAAATTCGAAACGCCGTTTTGGAGCATAATGAAGCTACGAGCGAAGTCGTACTTTCGATCTCTTCGATCGGAAATCTCGCGGTGAACAACTCGGAAAGCAGCGACGTACTCGCGCAAAAAATCACCGATATCGCAAGCACCTCCATTCGATTGAGTACGATGGTCGAACTATTTAAGATCCCCGAATTTCAAGAATCGCATCAAAATTCGGATACTCGGATGGAGGATCGTAAGCTTGAGTTGCAATTCAGGTCCGAAATCGGAAGCGTCTATTATGCTAAGAATCTAGGATTATTGGACATCGTGTGGACTCCTCAGTATAGCGATGAAAAGTATAAGGAGATATTATCCGCCGCTTTAGATGCGGTCAGAAAGCATCGTATTTCCAGATGGATGGCCGATACGAGACGAATCGGAATCGTATCGGCGGAAGGGCAACGATGGGTAAACGAGATCTGGCTTCCGGAAGCGAACCAATCCACTTTACGCAAAATAGCGCTCGTCATTCCCGAATCGTCCCTCGCAGCCATTTCCATAGACAATAAATCGATAAAATCCGGAAACATTCAGATGTACAATGCCGGCAGTCGCGAAGAAGGAATCGATTGGCTTCTGAAAAATTAG